The following DNA comes from Peribacillus sp. FSL E2-0218.
TCATGGAAGAGGGAGATTTCTTGATTACACCTAAAAATTTATGGCATGGTCATGGCCATATTGGAGATAAACCGATGATTTGGATGGATGCCCTAGATATCCCGACCATTTATTCCATAGGCGGCACTTTTTTTGAACCGTATCCTGATCGAATCGAAACGCCTAAACGTCCGGATAATTTTTCAGAACTGCGTTATCATGGCGGAATGGTGCGTCCTGTATCCGATCGTTATTCACAAGTGGCTCCACTTGCCAATTACAAATGGGAAGGCACCCAATCTGCGATTGAAGGATTGATGAATTTCGATCCAGATCCATATGAAGGTTTTGCCGTAGAATATATCAACCCTTCAAACGGGCAAACCGCCAACCCTACAATGGGAGCTTGGATGCAAAAGCTGCCGCAAGGTTTTCATACCAAAGCTCATCGCCATACCCATTCTACCATCTATCAAGTACATCAAGGTACAGGGTATACGGTCATTAATGGCGTTCGTTTTGATTGGTCTAAGGGAGATTATTTCGTCGTTCCGAATTGGGCTTGGCATGAGCACGTTGCAG
Coding sequences within:
- a CDS encoding cupin domain-containing protein, whose protein sequence is MAEKLEYMNSAIVKDFTKDIQQYNLGPLWEAIPALMDHEPKPHAEAYLWKEELLTKKLLEAAEIFTPDRGGERRAIYFQNPGLTYRKPWGWASTTQTLYAAVQLLLPGEVAPSHRHSQSALRFITNGEGAYTIVQGERIFMEEGDFLITPKNLWHGHGHIGDKPMIWMDALDIPTIYSIGGTFFEPYPDRIETPKRPDNFSELRYHGGMVRPVSDRYSQVAPLANYKWEGTQSAIEGLMNFDPDPYEGFAVEYINPSNGQTANPTMGAWMQKLPQGFHTKAHRHTHSTIYQVHQGTGYTVINGVRFDWSKGDYFVVPNWAWHEHVAEVDSYLFSVNDLPIMERFDLEQQQAFDANNGYQKVEREFKPVLV